Proteins from a single region of Streptomyces spinoverrucosus:
- a CDS encoding organic hydroperoxide resistance protein, translating to MYVAEATSHGGREGYVTSQDGQIELKVAMPPELGGDGNGTNPEQLFAAGYSTCFHNALILVGNRSGYDLTGSTVAAKVGIGPNKQRGYGLAVALSVSLPVLDADIAAKLVDEAHEVCPYSNATRGNIDVTILLG from the coding sequence ATGTACGTCGCCGAGGCCACCTCGCACGGCGGCCGTGAGGGCTATGTCACCAGCCAGGACGGGCAGATCGAGCTGAAGGTGGCGATGCCGCCGGAGCTGGGCGGTGACGGCAACGGCACCAACCCCGAGCAACTGTTCGCGGCCGGCTACAGCACCTGCTTCCACAACGCCCTGATCCTGGTCGGCAACCGGTCCGGCTACGACCTGACCGGCTCCACGGTCGCCGCGAAGGTCGGCATCGGCCCCAACAAGCAGCGCGGCTACGGACTCGCCGTCGCCCTGAGCGTCTCCCTGCCGGTCCTGGACGCGGACATCGCGGCGAAGCTGGTGGACGAGGCCCACGAGGTGTGCCCGTACTCCAACGCCACCCGCGGCAACATCGACGTCACGATTCTGCTGGGTTGA